The genome window CTGGGCGCAGTAGATATCAACTTCTTATGGCTCTTCGGCAAGTCACCTGGCTATTTCTCAGGCATCCTGGACCCACAGACCTCAGAGGCCTCTGAAATCTATTCGGCTGATGGAAAGCTCATCGGCAAGTATTTCAACGAAAACCGTACTCCGGTAGAATATGATGAGGTAACACCTGATTTCTTCAAGGCACTGGTAGATACCGAGGATGAACGATTCTACAAGCATATCGGTATCGACCCTATCGGCGTGTTTGCTGCTGCCAAGGATGCACTCCTCCATCATAACGGGCGCGGTGCTTCTACCATCACACAGCAGCTGGCGAAGAACATGTTCCGTGTACGTTCGCAATATTCTACCGGTTTGCTGGGCAAGATTCCTGTACTCCGCCTGCTCATCATCAAGAGCAAGGAGTGGATCATCGCGGTTAAACTCGAAACGGTGTTCAGCAAGAAGGAAATCATCACCATGTATGCCAATACGGTAGATTTCGGTAGCAATTCCTATGGTATCAAAACCGCTGCGAAGACCTACTTCAACACCACCCCTAAGGAGTTGACCACCGGTCAGGCTGCCGTGCTCGTGGGCATGCTCAAGGCTACCACCTACTACAACCCACGCACCAACCCGGAGAACAGTCTTGCACGCCGCAACACCGTATTATATAATATGGTGACACATGGCGATCTCTCAAAAGACAGATACAATGAACTGAAAGATGAGCCTATCAAGCTCGATTTCAAGGTAGAAGAAAACTACGACGGACAGGCTAAATACTTCCGTGAGGCAGTAGCCAACTACCTGAAAGACTGGTGTAAAGACGAAGGTTACGACCTCTATACCAGCGGTTTGAAGATTTATACCACCATCGATACCCGCATGCAGAAGTATGCAGAAGATGCAGCCCGCAAGCAGATGAAACAGGTACAGCAGAACTTCAACAACCACTGGAGCATCCGCCGTACCCAGGCAGGCAAAGGCAACTGGATGGGTCAGGATCCTTGGCAGGATGAGAACCACAACGTGATACCAAACTTCATCCAGGGCATCGCCGAGCGCCAGCCATTCTACAAGGCATTGATAGCCCGCTTCCCTAACAATCCCGACTCAGTAAACTATTACTATAAGGAGTGGATTCACCCGGTTAAGGTATTCGATTATGACAAGGGCAGCATCACGATGAACATGACATCAGAAGACTCCATCAAGTATATGACCACCTTCATGCACTGCGCCTTTGTAGCCATGGAGCCACAGACCGGAGCAGTAAAGGCATGGGTGGGCGATATCGACTTCGACCACTGGAAGTATGACAAGGTTACAGCCGAGCGCCAGCCTGGTTCTACCTTCAAGCTCTTTGTTTATACCGAGGCAATGAATCAGGGTTTAACCCCTTGTGACAAGCGTCGCGACGAATATATCTCTATGGAGGTATACGATAAGAAGAAGCACGAGATGACCACCTGGCGTCCATCCAATGCCAATGGTTCGTTCTCGGGCGACAGCATCCCATTGAAGAGTGCCTTTGCCAAGAGTATCAACTCTGTGGCTGTAAGATTAGGACAGGAGATGGGCATCAAGCGCATCATCGAGACAGCTAAGAAGATGGGTATCAACAGTCCGCTGGATGACACCCCTTCTCTCGCCCTCGGTTCCAGCGATGTCAACCTTCTGGAGATGGCATGCGCCTACAGCACCATTGCTAACAATGGCAAGCACCACGACCCGGTATTGGTTACCAAGATTGTAGACCACGACGGTAAAGTGGTTTACGAGGGCCCTACCGATTCCGAGCAGGTGATACCTTACAAGAGTGCCTTCCTCATGCAGCAGCTCTTACAGGGCGGTATGAAGGAGCCGGGAGGTACATCCCAGAGTCTCTGGGGCTATGTAGGCAACTACCGTGATACCGAGTTCGGTGGCAAGACAGGTACCACCAATAACCACTCCGATGCCTGGTTCATGTGTGTGAGCCCTAAGCTCGTAGTTGGTGCCTGGGTAGGAGGCGAATACCGCTGTCTCCACTTCCGCACCGGAGCCTTGGGTCAGGGATCCAGAACCGCTCTTCCTGTGTGCGGTTACTTCCTCCAGAGTGTCTTTGGCGACCCAGCCTTCCAGCAGTATCACGGCAAGTTTGACAAGCCACAGGACAGCGATATCACCCGCGATATGTACATCTGTGCAAGCTATGCACCAAAGCCAAAGGTAGATACCACCAAGGTAGACAGTACCGCCTTCCAGGAAGAGATCGTTCTCGATGACGAAGGCAACCCTATCATCCGCGAGGTTCCTGCCAAGAAGGCTGAAAGCGAATCTGCCAACGGTACAGCCACCACAGAAGAAAAGAAAGAGAAGAAGAAGGCCAAGCCAACGGAGCAGCCTGTCAACTTCGATGATCTTTAAATTTAGTTAATAATTTATAGTTTATAGCGGCTACACCGTTTAGCAAGAAGGCGATTTAATGTGGCTTATGCTATAAACTATAAATTATAAACTATAAATTAAATACAATGATTGATCTCGACAACCCGGAGTTGCAGAATGCACTCCAAATCATACAGTTTACCCGTCGTTCGCTTTTTCTTACCGGAAAGGCGGGGACGGGTAAATCTACTTTTTTACGTTATATAGCCGCCAATACCAAGAAGAAACATATCATTCTTGCCCCAACAGGCATTGCGGCCATCAACGCCGGAGGAAGCACGCTCCACAGCTTTTTCAAGCTTCCTTTCCACCCGCTGCTGCCCAACGACAGCATGTATTCCGTCCGCAACATCCGCAACACCCTGAAGTATAATTCAGAGAAGATAAAGATTATACGCGAGGTAGAGCTCATCATCATCGATGAGATCAGTATGGTTCGTGCCGATATCATCGATTTCCTGGACAAGATATTGCGGGTATATTGCCGCAACATGCGAGAGCCTTTCGGGGGCAAGCAGCTGCTTCTGGTGGGCGATATCTTCCAGCTGGAGCCTGTGGTGAGGGAAGACGACCGTCGTCTGCTCAGTCCCTTCTACCGCAGCAGTTTCTTCTTCGATGCCAAGGTGTTCGAATACTTCAAACTCGTGAGCATCGAACTCAAGAAGGTATACCGTCAGAGCGATCCCGTTTTCATCAGCATCCTCGACCATATCCGCACGTCTCAGGTGCCCATGCAGGATCTACAGCGCCTCAACCAGCGTGTGGGAGCCCAGCTCGATGAAGGTGATTCCAAACTTGCCATCACCCTCTCTACACGCCGCGATACGGTAGATTACATCAACGACAGCCAGCTCCAGCGTCTTCCGGGAGAGCCTTGCCTCTTCCGTGGCCACATACAGGGCGAGTTTCCGGAGAGCAGTCTCCCTACCCCTATCGAACTTTACCTCAAGACGGGGGCTCAGGTTATCTTCATCAAGAATGATATCGAGCATCAGTGGGTGAATGGCACGCTGGGCACCATCATCGGTTTTGATGAGGATGAGGATGCCAAGATTTATGTGCGCACCGAGGAAGGCAAGGATGTGATGGTGGAGCCTGCGGCATGGAGCAACATGAGATACCATTTCAATGAGGTTGAGAAAAAGATTGAGGAGGAAGAGATTGGCAGATACGAGCAGTACCCCATCCGTCTGGCTTGGGCGATAACGGTTCATAAGAGCCAGGGGCTCACCTTCAACCAGGTGAAGATTGATTTCACGGGTGGTGTCTTTGCGGGCGGACAGACGTATGTTGCCTTGTCCCGCTGCACCAGTCTCGAGGGCATCAGTCTTCAGGAGCCGTTGCGTCAGAGTGATGTTTTCGTGCGCAATGATGTCAAGCAGTTTGCCCGTCATTACAACGACCAGAGCACCATCAACACTGCGCTTACCCAGAGTAAGGCCGACAAGCAGTATCATGATGCCGTCAAGGCCTTTGACAGGGGCGATATGCAGTCGACTCTCGACAACTTCTTCCTTGCCATCCACAGCCGTTATGACATCGAGCAGCCGCTTGCCAAGCGTTTCATCCGCAAAAAGCTGAACAGGGTGAACGAGCTTCAGGCAGAGAACGAGCGGTTGCGTGAAGAAATAAGAAAGAAGGATGAAGAGAAGGAGAAGCAGCAGAAGTTCCTCAAGCGCCTTGCCACGGAGTATGTGATTATGGGGAAGGAGTGCGAAAAAGAGGGCATGAAAGAGGCTGCCATCATGAATTACCGCAAGGCCCTCACCCTTTATCCTGAGCACCCGGAGGCGAAAAAAAGGCTTTTAAAGGTAAAAAAGTAAAAGGGTAAAAAAGTAATATAGATAAAACAAAAAAACAGGCAAAATGATTTTGCCTGTTTTTTTATTAACTATAAGCTGAAAAGCTCTATTAACTATAAACTTTCATCTAGTACCATTGTACAGCGTTCGAATAACCGCTGCGCTTGTCGTATTTCAGCGCATCTGTCAGGGTGGCTGCGTTACAACGGAAGGTGAAGTTGTAGCTCGTATATGGAGCGAGAACCACAGAACAGCTCATGTTAAAACAGTGAAGATCACGAGCCAGACTGGCGGTGGTCATACTGATCTTGTGGTTGTCAAAATCATAACCGGATGAGAAACTGATGTTCCAGCCATCACTGATTCTTACGTTACCACTCATGTTCAGAGTCTGGGTAAACTTGTATGCATAGCGCATCGTCTTCTCATTGAACTTCTCTCTTCGCGTATCCTCGCGCATCGTTACACCATAACCGAAGGTCAGCGACCATGGCATCTTAAACGCCATATAACCATCTGAATCCGTTTCAGCCTTGCCGCCCTTCTTGGCTGCCGTCTTACCCTTCTCCATGCTGTCGTCTACGTTGCTTTCGATGTCGGTATCCAGACCTTCATCGTCATCATCATTGCGCTGGCTGTTCTTCTTGTCGTCCTCATCATCGCCCCCGCCAAAGAGTTTCTTCAGCTTCTCCGGGTTCAGTGTGAACGAGAAGTTCTGCGACATACCCTGGAATCGTCCGAACCTGCCCTTGCCCCACTCCGTATGGGTACCCACATAAACATTGTTCTGGTCGTCCAGCTCGTAGGCATAGGTGGCAAACACGGCGTTCATGTTGAAGGTATAGTTCTTCCACCACTTCAGTCTGAGGTTGATGTTCATATCGCTCCAAGGGCGAACCTTGGCTGCGGTATTGTAACTCATCTTGATGTCGAACGCATCGATGATACTGAGTTTCTTGTATCCGGTAGAGTCCTTATCGCTCTTCACCTTCATCTCGATGTTGTTGCCCAGGGTAAACGAGATATTACCGCTCTTACCCTTGCCCGGCGCACCGTAGAGGGCATTGGCATACTTCGAGTAGCTCACCAGCGATACGTTTCCGTCGGCATCGGTCTTCTGGTAGGTGTCCCAGTAGCCGTAGCGTGAAGCTCCGAAGTCTGGGGCATAACTGAAGCTCACCGTAGGCGTAAACACGTGGCGCACAGCCTGTATCTTATCTCCGAAGAGCTTGCGGCTTGGTATGTAGAAGCCATAGAGTTTGGTAGAGAGACCTACGCTCATGTTCCAGTTATACACGTTGTTGAAACCATAGATGGTATCACATTTCTCCGTTTGGCTGGCTTCATCCCATGATCTCTCCACCTTGTTGGTATACATACGGTCGGTGAAATTGAACGATGGGTTCACGTTGAGATATTTGAAGAGCGTGAATGTAGCGCTCACCGGTATCTGATGCTGCCATCCGTTGCGCCAGTCCTTGATGAGTGAACTGTGCATCAGCTTATCCTCTTTGGTATTGATGCTGTTAGAGATGTGTCCCGTATAGCTCATGGCTATCTTCTCGTACCATTTCTCATCGCCCACCATCTTCTTTCTTCTGAACGGATAGAAGCGGGAGATGCTGATGTTGAGGTCGGGCAGCGTCATGGCGATAGATGAATTGCGCATGTTCTGCGAGAGGTTGGCGGTGGAACTGAGCGTCATACCGATGCTTGAGAACGAGGTGCTCCAGTTAACAGATGAGGTTCGCGTACTCTGCGTCATCGTCTGCGGATTGTAGAGCGAATTGAGGTTGTTGCGTTCGTAGCTCGATGTGGCGAAGTTCACACTTGCCGAAAGCGAACTGTATGGGTTTGCCTTGCTGTCCTGGCGGTGGCTCCATTGTAGTTTGAAGCTCTCCTGCTCGGTAAAGTCTGGCATTCCCTTGTCACCGTTCTTCGTATCCTGGTAACTGAAGAAGAAGGAACCCGAGTATTTGTATCTCTTTCGGTAGTTGCTGGCTGCCGAGAGTCCCCACGATCCCTTGGTATAAATCTCGCCCAGCAGCTTCAGGTCCCATTTATCGTTCATGGCGAAATAATATCCGCCATCTCTGAGATAGAATCCTCGTGCCGTTTCATCGCCGTAGGTTGGCATGATGAAACCGCTGCTGTAGCTCTTGGTGAACGGGAAGAAGCCGTAAGGGATGGCAAGCGGCATAGGCACATCGCACACCACGAGATAGGCTGGTCCGAATACCACATCCTTGCCCGGTCTTACCTTGGCTCGGGAGAGCGAGATGTAGAAGTCGGGATGCGGATCATCGCAGGTGGTATACCTGCCGTGCTGCAGATAGATGACACCCGATGAGTCGCGTTTCGACTTCATACCGGTCAGGAATCCGTCTTCCTGTTCTGTATATACATTATTAATAAGGGCCTTCTTGCTCTTGAAGTTGAATTTGATGGTGTCGGTATCGTAGGTATCGCTACCCATCTTGAAGACAGGTTTGCCCTTGATGCCTCCCTCTGCCGTACTGTCGGGTGTACCCATCGCCTTCACGTTGCTCTTGTCCATATCCATGGAGATGCGGTCGGAACTGAGGTCCATGTTGGTATACTTCACGTTGGAGTTTCCGTAGAGATATGCCACCTTGTTCTTGGCATCGTATACGAGAGAGTCGTCCGCCTGATAGTTAACCGGTGCGTCTACTCCACCCTGTTTCTTTCTGGCGATACTGTCGAGGCGGATACTGTCATCCACCACTTTATTATGTTTCCATATAGCTTTCTGCAGCGAGTCCATCTGCGTGGTGTCGTCAGCCTGTTTCAGCTTGGACTTTATTTCGTTGCCCAGCGAGTCTACGAACACACTGTCACCCACGCTGTCCACGGTTTCCGTCTTCTCCGTTTTCTTCTTTTTCTTTTTCGAATCGGGCGTACCTGGGTTAGCCACCATCATACACGAGATGGCAGCGAGCAGCAGCATAGCTATCGTCGATTGTTTTCTCATTCAATAAATTAGAATTCTATTCAAACATGCGTTCCCATTGCTGGAAGCGTTTTACTCCTTCCTCTCCGAACTTCATGAGACTTTTTTCTGCTTTCTCAATTGTTTTTTCCCGGTCGAGGTGAGTTTTGCTGAAGAATTTATCAGCGTAGCAAATCACCTTCTCCTCCATGGTTTCCGGCAGGAAATCCTGATGTGGCAGGGGCAGGTTCTGTGCTATGATCTGTGCCTCTGTAATGCCTGCACCGGTATGGCGCTCACATACGCGGGCATGTCGCTCATATCCTTCCTTGCGCAGGATTTCTGCTCCCAGTCGTCCATGGCAGATGTAGGGCTGCGAGCCGAAACACTGTATGCCTGGGGCATCGGTCATGAAGATGCCGAGGTCGTGGAGCATAGCTGCTTCTTCGATAAACTGGGCATCGAGTTGCAATTCGGGATGATACGAAACAATCTGTAGCGCTTTTCGCGCTACAGATTGGCTATGTGTGATGAGGATATGCCGAAGTTCATTATCCTCAGGATAATACTTATCAATAATAGCTTGATAATTCATTTCTATTATATTTACTCCGCATCGCGCTCGATGTAAGCGATAACATCGCCCTTGCGCACCTTGCTGCCCTGCTTGGCATTGATTTCTACGAGCTTGCCGCCCAATGCAGCTGGGATGGTTTCAAACTCGCCCCAAGGAGCCTGGATATAGCAGAAGGCATCACCTTCTTTATATTCCTTGCCGATGTATGGCTCTACAGCTGGCTGGCACTCGCCCTCGCCCTGGAATTCCCAGAAGAGCTGGCCGGCTACTGGTGCCACGATGGCATCTGCCTTGGCGTGCTTGAACTCTGCAAGCTGTGCAGGAGTAAGGGTTGTACCGAGCTTGGCATCCTTTGCCTTCTGAAGGTCGGCCAGGAAGTTCTTCTTTGCCTGTCCGCTCTTGTAGTTGCGATACTGCTCTGGGTGCATAGCGAGCTCGAAGAGTTCCTCGTCGTCCTGACCGTAATCCCAACCGTTCTCGTCCATCTCCTTCTTGAAGTCGTCGAGGGCGTTGGTGAGCAATGTGTGCGCATCTACGTCGGTAAACTCGCGGCCCTGCTTCTTGGCGAGCTCTACGAGTTCTGGGTCGATAGTTCCAGGAATCTTACCGCTCTTGCCGAGAATCATACCCCACATAGAGTCGTCCATCATTACGAAGCGACCCTTGCCCTGCTCCATGGTGAGGAGGTTCATCAGTGAGATGTTCTTTACATACTGGCTGAATGGGGTTACCAATGGAGGATAACCTACGCGTGGCCATACATACTCAACCTCGTCGAAGAGCTTGATGAGCAGGTCGTCCATAGACAACTCTTCCTCACCTTTCTTCTTGCGGATGTTGTTGATGGTCTGACGCATACCGCCGAGGTCTGCCATCATAGAACCCATCATACCGCCAGGGAGACCGCAACCGAGCAACAATGAAGACATGATCTTGTTACCTGGGTTGATGAAGTAGCCGAGCCACTCGTCGATGAACTCCTGAGTCATAGCACGAGCCTTCATATAAGCGCTCATGTTGATTTCAGGTACCTCGAAGCCCTCGTTCTTCAGCATGCTGATAACTGAGATTACGTCTGGGTGAACCTTACCCCATGACAATGGCTCGATGGCTGTATCGATGATGTCGGCACCATTGTTGCAGACCTCGAGGATAGAAGCCATAGAGAGACCAGGACCTGAGTGGCCGTGATACTGGATGATGATCTCAGGATACTTGTCCTTAATCATCTTGGTGAGTTTGCCGAGGAATGCTGGCTGGCCGATACCTGCCATATCCTTCAAGCAGATTTCCTCTGCACCGGCAGCGATGAGCTGGTCGGCGATGTTCATATAATATTCGAGAGTATGAACAGGAGAGTTGGTGATACAGAGTGCACACTGTGGAGTCATGCCACCCTCCTTTGCCCACTTGATAGAAGGAATGATGTTGCGCACATCGTTCAGTCCGTCGAAGATACGTGTGATGTTGGTACCCTGCTTAGCCTTTACCTTATACATAAGGGCGCGCACGTCGTCAGGCACAGGATACATACGAAGAGCGTTCAATCCGCGGTCGAGCATGTGAGTCTTGATACCCACCTCGTTGAAAGGTTTGCAGAATGCGCGTACGGCATCGTTAGGGTTTTCACCTGCCAGGAGGTTAACCTGTTCGAAGGCACCGCCGTTAGTCTCTACACGGCTAAAGCATCCCATTTCAATGATAACTGGGGCAATTTTAGCCAACTGATCCTTGCGTGGCTGGAACTTACCAGAGCTCTGCCACATGTCTCGATAAACGAGACTGAACTGAATTTTCTTCTTCATTATTCTTGTTCTTTTTCTTTATATTCGATGTATGAATTAAATTCCAAGGTGCAAAATTAGACAAAAAAATCGAGAAATCGTCCTATTCGCCTCTTTTTTTATATTTATTATGTAATTTACTTCAATATTTCC of Segatella copri contains these proteins:
- a CDS encoding transglycosylase domain-containing protein; the encoded protein is MNKIKSLFAWLWQKFRAFCTWYKGLYQGRAWYTKTLVALASCIVAFILYLGAVDINFLWLFGKSPGYFSGILDPQTSEASEIYSADGKLIGKYFNENRTPVEYDEVTPDFFKALVDTEDERFYKHIGIDPIGVFAAAKDALLHHNGRGASTITQQLAKNMFRVRSQYSTGLLGKIPVLRLLIIKSKEWIIAVKLETVFSKKEIITMYANTVDFGSNSYGIKTAAKTYFNTTPKELTTGQAAVLVGMLKATTYYNPRTNPENSLARRNTVLYNMVTHGDLSKDRYNELKDEPIKLDFKVEENYDGQAKYFREAVANYLKDWCKDEGYDLYTSGLKIYTTIDTRMQKYAEDAARKQMKQVQQNFNNHWSIRRTQAGKGNWMGQDPWQDENHNVIPNFIQGIAERQPFYKALIARFPNNPDSVNYYYKEWIHPVKVFDYDKGSITMNMTSEDSIKYMTTFMHCAFVAMEPQTGAVKAWVGDIDFDHWKYDKVTAERQPGSTFKLFVYTEAMNQGLTPCDKRRDEYISMEVYDKKKHEMTTWRPSNANGSFSGDSIPLKSAFAKSINSVAVRLGQEMGIKRIIETAKKMGINSPLDDTPSLALGSSDVNLLEMACAYSTIANNGKHHDPVLVTKIVDHDGKVVYEGPTDSEQVIPYKSAFLMQQLLQGGMKEPGGTSQSLWGYVGNYRDTEFGGKTGTTNNHSDAWFMCVSPKLVVGAWVGGEYRCLHFRTGALGQGSRTALPVCGYFLQSVFGDPAFQQYHGKFDKPQDSDITRDMYICASYAPKPKVDTTKVDSTAFQEEIVLDDEGNPIIREVPAKKAESESANGTATTEEKKEKKKAKPTEQPVNFDDL
- a CDS encoding AAA family ATPase encodes the protein MIDLDNPELQNALQIIQFTRRSLFLTGKAGTGKSTFLRYIAANTKKKHIILAPTGIAAINAGGSTLHSFFKLPFHPLLPNDSMYSVRNIRNTLKYNSEKIKIIREVELIIIDEISMVRADIIDFLDKILRVYCRNMREPFGGKQLLLVGDIFQLEPVVREDDRRLLSPFYRSSFFFDAKVFEYFKLVSIELKKVYRQSDPVFISILDHIRTSQVPMQDLQRLNQRVGAQLDEGDSKLAITLSTRRDTVDYINDSQLQRLPGEPCLFRGHIQGEFPESSLPTPIELYLKTGAQVIFIKNDIEHQWVNGTLGTIIGFDEDEDAKIYVRTEEGKDVMVEPAAWSNMRYHFNEVEKKIEEEEIGRYEQYPIRLAWAITVHKSQGLTFNQVKIDFTGGVFAGGQTYVALSRCTSLEGISLQEPLRQSDVFVRNDVKQFARHYNDQSTINTALTQSKADKQYHDAVKAFDRGDMQSTLDNFFLAIHSRYDIEQPLAKRFIRKKLNRVNELQAENERLREEIRKKDEEKEKQQKFLKRLATEYVIMGKECEKEGMKEAAIMNYRKALTLYPEHPEAKKRLLKVKK
- a CDS encoding putative LPS assembly protein LptD, yielding MRKQSTIAMLLLAAISCMMVANPGTPDSKKKKKKTEKTETVDSVGDSVFVDSLGNEIKSKLKQADDTTQMDSLQKAIWKHNKVVDDSIRLDSIARKKQGGVDAPVNYQADDSLVYDAKNKVAYLYGNSNVKYTNMDLSSDRISMDMDKSNVKAMGTPDSTAEGGIKGKPVFKMGSDTYDTDTIKFNFKSKKALINNVYTEQEDGFLTGMKSKRDSSGVIYLQHGRYTTCDDPHPDFYISLSRAKVRPGKDVVFGPAYLVVCDVPMPLAIPYGFFPFTKSYSSGFIMPTYGDETARGFYLRDGGYYFAMNDKWDLKLLGEIYTKGSWGLSAASNYRKRYKYSGSFFFSYQDTKNGDKGMPDFTEQESFKLQWSHRQDSKANPYSSLSASVNFATSSYERNNLNSLYNPQTMTQSTRTSSVNWSTSFSSIGMTLSSTANLSQNMRNSSIAMTLPDLNISISRFYPFRRKKMVGDEKWYEKIAMSYTGHISNSINTKEDKLMHSSLIKDWRNGWQHQIPVSATFTLFKYLNVNPSFNFTDRMYTNKVERSWDEASQTEKCDTIYGFNNVYNWNMSVGLSTKLYGFYIPSRKLFGDKIQAVRHVFTPTVSFSYAPDFGASRYGYWDTYQKTDADGNVSLVSYSKYANALYGAPGKGKSGNISFTLGNNIEMKVKSDKDSTGYKKLSIIDAFDIKMSYNTAAKVRPWSDMNINLRLKWWKNYTFNMNAVFATYAYELDDQNNVYVGTHTEWGKGRFGRFQGMSQNFSFTLNPEKLKKLFGGGDDEDDKKNSQRNDDDDEGLDTDIESNVDDSMEKGKTAAKKGGKAETDSDGYMAFKMPWSLTFGYGVTMREDTRREKFNEKTMRYAYKFTQTLNMSGNVRISDGWNISFSSGYDFDNHKISMTTASLARDLHCFNMSCSVVLAPYTSYNFTFRCNAATLTDALKYDKRSGYSNAVQWY
- a CDS encoding HDIG domain-containing metalloprotein, translating into MNYQAIIDKYYPEDNELRHILITHSQSVARKALQIVSYHPELQLDAQFIEEAAMLHDLGIFMTDAPGIQCFGSQPYICHGRLGAEILRKEGYERHARVCERHTGAGITEAQIIAQNLPLPHQDFLPETMEEKVICYADKFFSKTHLDREKTIEKAEKSLMKFGEEGVKRFQQWERMFE
- a CDS encoding biotin/lipoyl-binding protein; the encoded protein is MKKKIQFSLVYRDMWQSSGKFQPRKDQLAKIAPVIIEMGCFSRVETNGGAFEQVNLLAGENPNDAVRAFCKPFNEVGIKTHMLDRGLNALRMYPVPDDVRALMYKVKAKQGTNITRIFDGLNDVRNIIPSIKWAKEGGMTPQCALCITNSPVHTLEYYMNIADQLIAAGAEEICLKDMAGIGQPAFLGKLTKMIKDKYPEIIIQYHGHSGPGLSMASILEVCNNGADIIDTAIEPLSWGKVHPDVISVISMLKNEGFEVPEINMSAYMKARAMTQEFIDEWLGYFINPGNKIMSSLLLGCGLPGGMMGSMMADLGGMRQTINNIRKKKGEEELSMDDLLIKLFDEVEYVWPRVGYPPLVTPFSQYVKNISLMNLLTMEQGKGRFVMMDDSMWGMILGKSGKIPGTIDPELVELAKKQGREFTDVDAHTLLTNALDDFKKEMDENGWDYGQDDEELFELAMHPEQYRNYKSGQAKKNFLADLQKAKDAKLGTTLTPAQLAEFKHAKADAIVAPVAGQLFWEFQGEGECQPAVEPYIGKEYKEGDAFCYIQAPWGEFETIPAALGGKLVEINAKQGSKVRKGDVIAYIERDAE